The following are encoded in a window of Telmatobacter sp. DSM 110680 genomic DNA:
- a CDS encoding PfkB family carbohydrate kinase produces MTAGLFVGLSTIDLIQTIDEFPSANTKAVARSQEILVGGPATNAAIAFSHLGGSATLLAPVGRHSLAHLIKEELQSLEIGLIDLAPECDLPPPISSVWVNQRGDRSVVSLNATRYKPQAPQVDRSLLRQASIVLVDGHATEACRAWAGTARTDQIPVVFDGGSWKPGTEGLLRFVDTAICSSDFRPPDCSSEDEVIEYLRAAGVSQIAITKGADPIRYFADVASGFIEVPRVDVVDTSGAGDIFHGAFCFFTATGSSFVDSLRDAARIATESCRSRGTRQWMVAR; encoded by the coding sequence CGATCGACCTCATCCAGACGATCGATGAGTTTCCCTCGGCTAATACAAAAGCGGTGGCGCGCAGTCAGGAAATCCTTGTTGGCGGCCCGGCAACGAACGCTGCCATCGCTTTCAGTCATCTTGGTGGAAGCGCCACGCTACTCGCGCCCGTCGGTCGGCACAGTCTCGCCCATCTTATAAAAGAAGAACTTCAGTCTCTCGAGATTGGTCTCATTGATCTCGCGCCAGAATGCGATCTGCCGCCTCCCATTTCTTCCGTATGGGTTAATCAGCGAGGCGATCGCAGTGTTGTTTCATTAAACGCCACGCGTTATAAGCCGCAGGCTCCGCAAGTTGATCGATCGCTGCTTCGCCAGGCGAGCATTGTGCTGGTCGATGGCCATGCAACGGAAGCATGCCGGGCGTGGGCCGGGACTGCTCGGACTGATCAGATTCCCGTCGTTTTCGATGGTGGAAGCTGGAAGCCTGGTACCGAGGGACTGCTTAGGTTCGTCGATACCGCGATCTGCTCTTCCGATTTTCGGCCTCCCGATTGCTCCAGCGAGGATGAAGTAATCGAGTATCTGCGCGCAGCCGGTGTGTCTCAAATCGCAATTACGAAGGGCGCAGATCCTATTCGATATTTTGCAGACGTTGCATCAGGCTTCATTGAGGTACCGAGAGTGGATGTCGTCGACACTTCGGGGGCAGGAGACATCTTCCACGGAGCATTCTGCTTCTTCACGGCTACTGGCTCAAGCTTTGTAGATTCACTGCGCGATGCCGCTCGAATCGCAACTGAGTCCTGCAGATCACGTGGCACCCGGCAATGGATGGTTGCGCGATGA
- a CDS encoding ATP-binding cassette domain-containing protein has product MSAALEFRGISVEIGEGRRLLDDVSLVLEEGTVTAILGRSGSGKTTLLRTANRMIQPIRGHIFFANSNVEDIALVDLRRKTGYVIQETGLFPHFNVERNVGIVLEAEGRSLESRVLRSNELLQLVGLDPATFSQRFPHQLSGGQRQRVGLARALAAQPRILLMDEPFGALDPLTRAEMQDMLRDLLRRLKTTVLLVTHDLDEALYLADRIVLLGEGKVVANLPRDQFLKSEQPEIIAYARAFHRGDLNGSPRPIAKDGSV; this is encoded by the coding sequence ATGAGCGCGGCACTCGAATTTCGAGGTATCTCCGTCGAGATCGGCGAAGGCCGGCGCCTGCTCGACGACGTTTCGCTCGTCCTCGAAGAGGGAACCGTCACCGCTATCCTTGGACGCAGCGGCTCAGGAAAGACAACGCTGCTGCGCACTGCGAATCGAATGATTCAACCTATCCGTGGCCATATTTTTTTCGCGAATTCCAACGTTGAAGACATCGCTCTTGTGGACCTGCGCCGGAAAACAGGTTACGTCATTCAAGAAACCGGTCTCTTTCCGCATTTCAATGTAGAGCGCAACGTCGGCATCGTTCTTGAAGCTGAAGGACGGTCTCTGGAATCGCGCGTCCTTCGCAGCAACGAACTACTTCAACTCGTTGGGCTCGATCCCGCAACCTTCTCGCAGCGCTTTCCCCATCAGCTCTCTGGCGGCCAGCGGCAGCGAGTTGGCCTGGCACGTGCACTGGCGGCACAGCCGAGAATTCTGCTGATGGATGAGCCATTTGGCGCGCTTGACCCGCTGACGCGCGCCGAGATGCAGGATATGCTTAGGGACCTTTTGAGAAGGCTGAAGACCACTGTATTGCTCGTAACGCATGATCTGGACGAAGCGCTCTACCTCGCGGATCGCATCGTCTTGCTCGGTGAGGGCAAAGTGGTTGCAAATCTTCCGCGTGATCAATTCCTCAAGTCTGAACAGCCTGAGATCATTGCCTATGCCCGGGCGTTTCATCGCGGAGACTTGAATGGCTCGCCACGCCCGATTGCAAAGGATGGATCCGTATGA
- a CDS encoding ABC transporter permease produces the protein MTTSFFAQYDDQIVTLTIEHLWLTAAAMLSATALAVPTGIWLTRSPRWAKPVIGLTNILQTIPSLAMFGFLLPLPWLGERAARIAIVALTAYALLPILRNTYAGIRGIDPTLIEVARAIGLTDTQRLLKIELPLAASFIFAGLRTATVTCIGIATIAAAVGAGGLGELIFRGVASVDNRLVLAGAVPAALLALAADGALGLLERRFKIRDAQGSTR, from the coding sequence ATGACCACTTCGTTCTTTGCGCAATACGACGACCAGATCGTCACGCTCACCATCGAACATCTGTGGCTGACGGCGGCCGCCATGCTGTCTGCAACTGCGCTGGCCGTTCCCACAGGCATCTGGCTTACGCGGTCGCCGCGCTGGGCGAAACCTGTAATCGGCCTGACAAACATTCTGCAGACTATTCCGTCGCTTGCGATGTTTGGATTTCTGTTGCCGCTGCCATGGCTCGGCGAGCGTGCTGCGCGCATCGCGATTGTGGCTCTCACTGCCTACGCGCTTCTTCCCATTTTGCGCAATACATATGCCGGAATTCGGGGCATCGATCCGACTCTCATCGAAGTTGCGCGTGCCATCGGCCTGACGGATACACAACGCTTGCTCAAGATTGAACTGCCGCTGGCTGCTTCTTTTATCTTTGCAGGGCTACGTACAGCCACGGTAACTTGCATCGGCATTGCGACCATCGCAGCTGCAGTGGGAGCGGGCGGGCTGGGTGAGCTGATTTTTCGTGGAGTCGCGTCGGTGGACAATCGCCTCGTTCTCGCCGGAGCCGTTCCTGCAGCCTTGCTCGCACTCGCCGCCGATGGAGCGCTGGGGCTGCTGGAGCGCCGCTTCAAGATTCGCGACGCTCAGGGCTCAACCCGATGA
- a CDS encoding glycine betaine ABC transporter substrate-binding protein, with amino-acid sequence MRRRAFIACLLSLCFSLVSCSPPRPDHPVIGAKNFTEQVILGELLAQEIEARSNLKVERRFYLAGSYICNQALVAGRIDAYVEYTGTALTAILKQPVDRNPQSVLDTVRRLYASRYAIRVADPLGFENTFAMVIRNDDARRLHISSLSQAAPFAPQWRLGVGYEFEQRPDGLPGLSAAYNLHFDGSPRTMDLGLLYRALNAHQVDMIAANSTDGPIQAFALVALQDDRHYFPPYDAVPLVREDALRRWPQIAIALKALANKISAEDMRAMNEAVDGQHRDPAEVVREYRMRKGL; translated from the coding sequence ATGAGACGTCGTGCCTTTATCGCATGCCTGTTGTCGCTCTGCTTTTCTCTGGTGAGCTGTTCGCCACCTCGACCCGACCACCCAGTCATAGGCGCCAAAAACTTTACGGAGCAGGTCATTCTCGGAGAGTTGCTGGCGCAGGAAATTGAGGCGAGGTCCAATCTCAAAGTCGAGCGCCGTTTCTATCTCGCCGGCAGCTACATCTGTAACCAAGCACTGGTTGCGGGACGCATCGATGCATACGTTGAATACACTGGCACCGCGCTCACAGCAATTCTGAAGCAGCCTGTCGATCGCAATCCGCAGTCCGTTCTCGATACTGTTCGCCGTTTGTACGCGTCGCGCTACGCCATCAGGGTCGCCGACCCTCTTGGATTTGAGAATACTTTTGCAATGGTGATTCGCAACGATGATGCGCGTCGGCTGCACATCTCAAGTCTCAGTCAGGCCGCGCCCTTCGCGCCGCAATGGCGTCTTGGTGTGGGATATGAGTTTGAACAGCGGCCCGATGGGCTGCCTGGACTGAGCGCTGCCTACAATCTGCATTTCGATGGATCACCACGGACCATGGACCTCGGGTTGCTTTATCGAGCGCTGAACGCACACCAGGTCGATATGATCGCTGCCAACTCAACCGACGGCCCTATTCAGGCCTTCGCACTGGTCGCTCTCCAGGACGACCGTCACTACTTCCCTCCTTACGATGCCGTCCCTCTGGTGCGAGAGGACGCTCTTCGGCGCTGGCCGCAGATCGCGATTGCGCTTAAGGCACTTGCAAACAAGATCAGCGCGGAGGACATGCGGGCAATGAATGAAGCTGTTGACGGCCAGCACCGCGACCCCGCCGAAGTGGTGCGCGAGTATCGTATGAGGAAAGGCCTCTAA